A DNA window from Allokutzneria albata contains the following coding sequences:
- a CDS encoding holin — MWTILFWKAAAERAIKTGAQSLAAILSAEAVGLLDAPWGAALSAAGMAAVLSVITSVGSTAVGDSSSPSLVRFLP; from the coding sequence ATGTGGACGATTCTGTTCTGGAAGGCCGCCGCCGAGCGCGCCATCAAGACCGGCGCCCAGTCCCTGGCCGCCATCCTCAGCGCCGAAGCCGTCGGCCTGCTCGACGCCCCCTGGGGCGCCGCGCTCTCGGCCGCCGGGATGGCGGCCGTGCTCTCGGTGATCACCTCGGTGGGCTCGACCGCCGTCGGTGACAGCAGCTCACCGTCGCTGGTGCGGTTCCTGCCGTAG